A window of the Merismopedia glauca CCAP 1448/3 genome harbors these coding sequences:
- a CDS encoding helicase HerA-like domain-containing protein gives MGQAGGGRDYGLFLNYMLKRVYDLKERREVTFPVLHHIDEAQDLFNGSKQFASAIGNVLSEGVRKGRSRQIAFTIAVQSAAQIPDDILNNLNSRIIHRHNRASEAQRALEKAADAQISMTKNFGPGEALVDLFGASAVVNARMRVSPFQLTTEELLQQREQQAASQSQRQHRASQTR, from the coding sequence GTGGGGCAGGCAGGTGGAGGACGTGACTATGGATTATTCCTGAATTATATGCTTAAACGAGTTTACGATCTCAAAGAGCGACGTGAGGTTACTTTTCCAGTGCTACATCATATTGATGAAGCTCAAGACCTATTCAATGGTAGTAAACAGTTTGCCTCTGCAATAGGTAATGTGCTTAGTGAAGGAGTCCGTAAAGGCAGAAGCCGACAGATTGCTTTTACTATTGCTGTTCAGAGTGCTGCTCAGATACCTGATGATATTTTAAATAACTTAAACAGTCGCATCATTCATCGGCATAATCGAGCTAGTGAAGCACAGCGAGCATTGGAGAAAGCCGCAGATGCCCAAATTTCGATGACCAAGAATTTTGGGCCTGGTGAGGCACTTGTTGACCTATTTGGTGCTTCAGCAGTAGTTAATGCCAGAATGCGTGTATCACCATTTCAGCTTACGACGGAGGAATTATTGCAACAGCGAGAGCAACAAGCTGCATCTCAATCACAAAGACAGCATAGAGCTTCTCAGACGAGATAG